One Cystobacter fuscus DSM 2262 DNA segment encodes these proteins:
- a CDS encoding MAPEG family protein, protein MNDLPFDVSPTLLIALPGLRLYALCAVLLVIKMIAVGIYTGVVRSRLKVATNPEDAARFGAQLADTEPPEVARVLRAHRNDLENIPAFLILGLVAVLLGAPSLALKVALIVFTAARVGHSIAYLRSMQPWRSISFGFGMLSMLTVMVLILIRVFA, encoded by the coding sequence ATGAACGACCTGCCCTTCGACGTCTCGCCCACCTTGTTGATCGCCCTGCCGGGGTTGCGGCTCTACGCGTTGTGTGCCGTGCTGCTCGTCATCAAGATGATCGCCGTGGGCATCTACACCGGAGTGGTGCGCTCGCGGCTCAAGGTGGCCACCAATCCCGAGGACGCGGCCCGCTTTGGCGCCCAGCTCGCCGACACGGAGCCCCCCGAGGTGGCTCGCGTGCTCCGGGCCCACCGTAACGATCTGGAGAACATCCCCGCCTTCCTCATCCTCGGCCTCGTGGCGGTGTTGCTGGGCGCTCCGTCGCTCGCCCTGAAGGTGGCCCTCATCGTCTTCACCGCCGCGCGCGTGGGACACTCCATCGCCTACCTCCGCTCCATGCAGCCCTGGCGCTCGATCAGCTTCGGCTTCGGCATGCTGTCCATGCTCACGGTGATGGTGCTCATCCTCATTCGCGTCTTCGCCTGA
- the rdgC gene encoding recombination-associated protein RdgC, with translation MPVLSGAVTFSRFRSAPAGDAPSDTKRWLSKGLKSGHFEPIDLKKTEDERAAGFVELENSDGTDFSTGSVLYGEYALFGYRVDTVKVPAPVLKAELSKWEKAFEKENGRAPTRGEKSENRASIKHMLRQRAVPFTKVHDVSWNLKTNQVQLWASSRKTVEEILLAIEEAFDVKLQPLVPVSLAAEAGISDENLVPTPELIGMEISQSEIESSEVSHGDA, from the coding sequence ATGCCTGTCCTGAGTGGAGCAGTCACCTTCTCGCGCTTCCGGTCCGCACCGGCCGGAGACGCCCCATCCGACACGAAACGCTGGCTGTCCAAGGGCCTGAAGTCCGGGCACTTCGAGCCCATCGACTTGAAGAAGACCGAGGACGAGCGCGCCGCGGGCTTCGTGGAGTTGGAGAACTCCGATGGCACGGACTTCTCCACGGGCAGCGTGCTCTATGGAGAGTACGCGCTGTTCGGCTACCGCGTGGACACCGTGAAGGTGCCCGCGCCGGTGCTCAAGGCGGAGCTGAGCAAGTGGGAGAAGGCCTTCGAGAAGGAGAACGGCCGGGCGCCCACCCGCGGCGAGAAGAGCGAGAACCGCGCCTCCATCAAGCACATGCTGCGCCAGCGCGCCGTGCCCTTCACCAAGGTGCACGACGTGAGCTGGAACCTGAAGACGAACCAGGTGCAGCTCTGGGCCTCCTCCCGCAAGACGGTGGAGGAGATCCTCCTGGCCATCGAGGAGGCCTTCGACGTGAAGCTCCAGCCGCTGGTGCCCGTGTCGCTCGCGGCCGAGGCCGGCATCTCCGACGAGAACCTGGTCCCCACCCCGGAGCTCATCGGCATGGAGATTTCCCAGAGTGA